A genomic stretch from Brachyhypopomus gauderio isolate BG-103 unplaced genomic scaffold, BGAUD_0.2 sc43, whole genome shotgun sequence includes:
- the LOC143485910 gene encoding uncharacterized protein LOC143485910 translates to MSFYQRRTDQPRPGQEQNHFIDTPGFTTRGVPYNPQATVIHTDPCGPAPFPHRRTAGPSDVGHVYMPVEGPLHTGPDMERRRHLAQPHVQGEVLRQMDPVYLQPAGSVEPPQLHSPGWKRERVGRFHRSGRHLQPLLPDIFEAANPRDAGRGLPKSSRLLPGNPPGSFLLPSYPLVTLPGVQLTPTLHRRLHKRDTSPRCRDPDPWRDSTGEVDSSRCFPLPVLTSRTTVTSSGLMRPSPPTFTKLPPLPKPSGREPLRAFRPAKGSQVQRTRASPAEDMCEGVVGRDELKPGTPRKDPHEQQTLGPFTKPDLALAQSFRLLSFDDWEKKIEGLMSIRRLAQYHADVLGSRLHDVCIILIQEVLHLRSAVSRMAVVSLRELYSSLQKGMDQEVEATAKVLLHKAAESNGFIRQDVDTALDSMVQNCTPIRSMNALLAGGLCHLNAAVRKCTARHLATLVEKIGAERIIPAVSKLAQDSSQETRRLGRRMLLFLSSHHDFDKMVEKYIPAKDLATIRDTVLTLKSKERTKVSRIARYKMRQPRLEQQEAPAAQAERQNTQRMKRSLRHTVRDVSPDDAAPLKDLQLNSCLPAQTKTGVLLDDLPSSPSNARTPRSPVKSLSPPLHLSPPTAVPTTNMLPRRRRAIRLIRPRDSDELKPGTPTKDPHEQQTLRPFSNPDLALAQSFRLLSSDDWEKKIEGLMFIRRLAQYHADVLGSRRHDVCIILIQEVRNLRSAVSRMAVVSLRELYSSLQKGMDQEVEATAKVLLHKAAESNAFIRQDVDTALDSMVQNCTPIRSMNALLAGGLWSVSMQ, encoded by the exons atgagtttttaccaAAGGAGaactgaccagccaaggcctggacaggaacagaaccacttcatagacacaccaggttttaccactcgtg gtgtgccctacaacccccaagcgacagtgatccacacggatccctgtggaccagcacccttccctcacagaaggacggcgggaccctcagatgtcggccatgtctacatgcctgtagaaggaccactccacactg gccctgacatggagaggcggagacaccttgctcagccccatgttcaaggcgaggTTCTGAGGCAGATGGATCCAGTCTACCTCCAGCCTGCTG gttcagtggagcctccccagctccactctccagggtggaagagagagagagtggggagattTCACCGGAGCGGCAGACATCTTCAACCCTTGCTCCCAGACATCTTCGAAGCAGCTAACCCCAGGGATGCTGGTAGAG gtttgcccaaatccagccgcttgctgcctgggaacccccccgggtcgttcctactgccctcctaccctctggTCACTCTTCCGGGAGTGCAGCTCACTCCCACTCTGCATCGTAGACTACACAAGCGAGACACGAGCCCTCGGTGCAGAGACCCGGACCCGTGGAGGGACAGTACTG gtgaagttgactccagcaggtgtttcccactgcctgtgctcacttcacgcacgacagtcacctcgtcaggactgatgaggccttctccgcccacctTCACAAAgttgcctccactccccaaaccttctggccgagagcctctccgtgcattcaggcctgccaaag gatctcAAGTGCAACGCACCAGGGCGTCCCCTGCTGAGGACATGTGTGAAGGAGTAGTTGGCAGAG atgaactcaaaccaggaactcccaggaaggatccccacgagcagcagacTTTAGGGCCCTTCACCAAACCAGACCttgctctcgctcagagcttcagactgcttagctttgatgactg ggagaagaaaattgaaggattGATGTccatccgtagattggctcaaTATCAtgctgatgtgcttggcagcaggcttcatgatgtctgcattattcttattcaagag gtgctgcacctgcgctctgccgtgtcccgcatggctgtggtgtccttgagggagttgtactccagcctgcaaaaagggatggaccaggaagtggaggctacagctaaggtcctcctccacaaagcagcggagtccaatggcttcatcaggcaggacgtggacacagctctggacagcatggtgcagaactgcacccccattcggagcatgaacgcccttctcgctggaggactctg tcatctgaatgctgcagtaagaaagtgtactgctcggcacttggctactttggtagagaagattggtgcagagcgaattattcctgcagtctccaagttggcacaggactcttcccaagaaaccag gcgcttgggccggcgtatgctgctgttcctgtcctcccaccatgactttgataagatggtggaaaagtacatccctgccaaagacctggcaaccatcagggacactgtcctcactctgaaatccaag gagaggacaaaggtgtctaggattgcaagatataagatgcgtcagcctcgtctggagcagcaagaagctccagccgcacaggcGGAGCGGCAGAAcacgcagcgaatgaagcgcagccttaggcacacggtgagggacgtgagcccagacgacgcggcacctctgaaag acctgcagctgaacagttgTCTTCCAGCCCAGACTAAGACTGGTGTCCTCCTGGATGATTTGCCTTCGAGCCCCAGCAACGCACGCACCCCCAGAAGTCCCGTcaaaagtttgagtcctccgctTCATCTCAGCCCCCCCACGGCTGTCCCTACTACAAACATGCTGCCACGACGCAGACGAGCTATCAGACTGATCAGACCACGTGACTCTG atgaactcaaaccaggaactcccacgaaggatccccacgagcagcagactttacggcccttctccaatccagacctcgctctcgctcagagcttcagactgcttagctctgatgactg ggagaagaaaattgaaggattgatgttcatccgtagattggctcaaTATCAtgctgatgtgcttggcagcaggcgtcatgatgtctgtattattcttattcaagag gtgcggaacctgcgctctgccgtgtcccgcatggcggtggtgtccttgagggagttgtactccagcctgcagaaagggatggaccaggaagtggaggctacagctaaggtcctcctccacaaagcagcggagtccaatgccttcatcaggcaggacgtggacacagctctggacagcatggtgcagaactgcacccccattcggagcatgaacgcccttctcgctggaggactctggtcagttagcatgcagtga